One Brassica napus cultivar Da-Ae chromosome C4, Da-Ae, whole genome shotgun sequence genomic region harbors:
- the LOC106379131 gene encoding probable E3 ubiquitin-protein ligase ARI11, which yields MDYSDDDGMLDNESGDDNLYSDDAADSNPGFAEEDMDKDSTFQLSYVVLNEEDIRKHQRNDIEQVSTVLSISQVEAIVLLLHYQWGASRIEDEWFTDEEKVRESVGLLKEPVVDLNDKVNIECGICFDSFLQKDIATVSCGHPYCKTCWTGYITSKINDGPGCLTVQCPEPSCSAVVGQDMINSVVTKEEDKEKYYRYFLRSYIESSQKKIKWCPSPGCEYAVDFGGESENYDVSCLCSYEFCWNCCEDAHRPVDCHTVAKWIFKNNDESENTTWILANTKLCPSCKRQIEKNQGCNHMRCSICKHRFCWACLDPLNNHKSCHNFRGETEVKREMAKKAIDRYMHYYERWVGNQSSRVMAMADLKKLQSVQLVKLSVKHGIPETQLQFTVEAWLQIIECRRVLKWTYAYGYYLPEQESTKKRFFEYLQGEAEVGLERLHHCAELEFQELVKETEDFSKKFEDFRRKLIGLTKVTKTYFENLVKALENGLADVEPNETKSATDSNKRQKLV from the exons ATGGATTAttctgatgatgatggcatGCTCGATAATGAATCAGGTGACGATAATTTATACAGTGACGATGCGGCCGACAGCAATCCTGGTTTTGCCGAGGAAGACATGGACAAGGATTCCACATTTCAGCTAAGTTACGTAGTTCTCAACGAAGAAGACATTCGCAAGCATCAAAGGAACGATATCGAACAAGTTTCTACTGTTCTCTCTATAAGCCAAGTCGAAGCGATCGTTTTGCTTCTTCACTACCAGTGGGGTGCTAGTAGAATTGAAGATGAATGGTTTACCGATGAAGAAAAAGTCCGTGAAAGCGTAGGTTTATTGAAGGAGCCAGTTGTTGATCTTAACGACAAAGTGAACATTGAATGTGGGATTTGCTTTGATTCATTTCTTCAGAAGGATATTGCAACGGTTTCTTGTGGTCATCCTTATTGCAAGACTTGTTGGACTGGTTACATCACTTCGAAAATTAACGATGGCCCGGGATGTTTGACGGTTCAATGTCCTGAGCCGTCTTGTTCTGCTGTGGTTGGTCAAGATATGATCAATAGTGTTGTAACCAAGGAAGAGGATAAGGAGAAGTATTACAGATATTTTCTTAGGTCTTATATCGAATCGAGCCAGAAGAAGATAAAATGGTGCCCGTCGCCTGGATGCGAATACGCTGTTGATTTTGGAGGTGAAAGTGAAAACTATGATGTCTCTTGTCTGTGTTCGTATGAATTTTGCTGGAACTGCTGTGAAGATGCTCACCGCCCTGTGGACTGCCACACAGTGGCGAAATGGATATTCAAGAACAATGATGAATCCGAGAACACGACTTGGATACTTGCCAATACAAAGCTTTGTCCTAGTTGCAAACGTCAGATCGAGAAGAACCAAGGATGCAACCATATGAGATGCTCCATTTGCAAACATAGATTCTGTTGGGCTTGTCTGGATCCACTGAATAATCACAAGTCTTGCCACAACTTTAGGGGTGAGACTGAAGTTAAGCGAGAAATGGCGAAAAAGGCAATCGATAGATACATGCATTATTACGAAAGATGGGTGGGCAATCAATCTTCGAGGGTAATGGCTATGGCAGATTTGAAGAAATTGCAATCGGTGCAGCTTGTGAAACTTAGTGTCAAACATGGCATACCGGAAACTCAGCTCCAATTCACCGTAGAGGCATGGCTTCAG ATCATCGAGTGCAGAAGGGTCTTGAAATGGACATATGCATATGGGTACTACCTTCCTGAGCAGGAAAGTACCAAGAAACGATTTTTCGAGTATTTACAAGGAGAAGCTGAAGTTGGTTTGGAGAGGCTACATCATTGTGCAGAGTTGGAGTTCCAAGAGCTCGTCAAGGAAACTGAAGATTTCTCTAAAAAATTCGAAGATTTCAGGAGGAAGTTAATTGGTTTGACTAAAGTAACCAAAACATATTTCGAAAATCTTGTGAAAGCTTTGGAGAATGGTCTTGCTGATGTGGAACCCAATGAGACCAAATCGGCAACAGACTCTAATAAAAGACAAAAGTTGgtataa
- the LOC106379132 gene encoding probable E3 ubiquitin-protein ligase ARI9: MDYSDDDGMLDIESGEDNLYGDDVDPGFAEEDNDNDSASQLSYVILKEEDIHEHQRTDIEQVSTVLSISQAESIALLLHYQWSTSKVEDEWFTDEERVRKTVGIVKEPVVDLNHTNIICGICFESYFQKDIATVSCGHPYCMTCWTGYITAKITGGPGCLMVTCPEPSCSAVVGQDMIDKLISNEEYKEKYYRYFFRSYVESSGKKIKWCPSPGCEYAVDFGRGSENYDVSCLCSNDFCWNCSEDAHRPVGCDTVSKWIFKNNDESENTTWILANTKPCPKCKRQIEKNQGCSHMTCSAPCHFEFCWICLRAFPCPGDCNKFKGGDNEAENKREMVKADMYRYMHYYERWASNQSSRLTAKRDLEKLQSVQLKQLNDKQDTPETQLQFIVDAWLQIIECRRVLKWTFAYGYYLPQHEHAKKEFFEYLQGEAQDGLERLHHCAEVEFRQFVSETGDPSKDFNDFRMKLTGLTRVTKTYFENLVEALENGLADVEQMRAK, encoded by the exons ATGGATTATTCGGATGATGATGGCATGCTCGATATTGAATCAGGCGAAGATAATTTATACGGTGACGACGTTGATCCTGGATTCGCCGAGGAAGACAATGACAACGATTCTGCATCTCAGCTAAGTTATGTTATACTCAAGGAAGAAGATATTCACGAGCATCAAAGGACCGATATTGAACAAGTTTCTACGGTTCTCTCTATAAGCCAAGCAGAATCGATCGCTTTGCTTCTTCACTATCAGTGGAGTACTAGCAAAGTCGAAGATGAATGGTTTACCGATGAAGAGAGAGTTCGTAAAACCGTCGGTATAGTGAAGGAGCCTGTCGTTGATCTTAATCACACGAATATTATATGTGGAATTTGCTTTGAGTCCTATTTTCAAAAGGACATTGCAACTGTTTCTTGTGGTCATCCTTATTGCATGACTTGTTGGACCGGTTACATCACTGCGAAAATCACCGGTGGTCCTGGCTGTTTGATGGTTACATGTCCCGAGCCTTCTTGTTCTGCTGTGGTTGGTCAAGATATGATCGATAAGCTCATATCTAATGAAGAGTATAAGGAGAAGTATTATAGATATTTCTTTAGGTCTTATGTTGAATCCAGCggaaaaaagataaagtggtgTCCATCACCAGGGTGCGAATACGCGGTTGATTTTGGAAGAGGAAGTGAAAACTATGACGTTTCTTGTTTGTGTTCTAATGACTTTTGTTGGAATTGTAGTGAAGATGCTCACCGTCCTGTGGGCTGCGATACGGTGTCGAAGTGGATATTCAAGAACAATGATGAATCCGAGAACACGACTTGGATACTAGCCAATACGAAGCCTTGTCCCAAATGCAAGCGTCAGATCGAGAAGAACCAGGGATGCAGCCATATGACATGCTCAGCGCCTTGCCATTTTGAGTTTTGTTGGATCTGTCTTCGTGCATTTCCATGTCCTGGGGATTGCAACAAGTTTAAGGGTGGTGATAATGAGGCTGAAAACAAGAGAGAAATGGTCAAAGCTGACATGTATAGATACATGCATTATTATGAAAGATGGGCAAGCAATCAATCGTCAAGGCTAACGGCTAAGAGAGACTTGGAGAAATTGCAATCAGTGCAACTTAAGCAGCTTAATGACAAACAAGACACACCAGAAACTCAGCTTCAATTCATTGTAGATGCATGGCTTCAG ATCATCGAATGTAGGAGGGTCTTGAAATGGACATTTGCATATGGATACTACCTTCCTCAACATGAACATGCCAAGAAAGAATTTTTCGAGTATTTGCAAGGGGAGGCTCAAGATGGTTTGGAGAGGCTTCATCATTGTGCTGAAGTGGAGTTTAGACAGTTTGTAAGCGAAACTGGAGATCCGTCTAAAGATTTCAATGATTTCCGCATGAAATTGACTGGCCTAACTAGAGTAACCAAAACCTACTTCGAAAATCTGGTGGAAGCTTTGGAGAATGGTCTTGCTGATGTAGAACAAATGAGAGCAAAATAA
- the BNAC04G42510D gene encoding uncharacterized protein BNAC04G42510D, translating to MNSQEKKITTATQNPNPSSVATNCSVVNRDAAWRATNQTAGLGWTVKTLEGTAEFTLTARFVGSALSAEGLAMREALARCKERGLKRLRCESDSAQLIKALTSGEAQPELYGIISDVCRFSSYFDEISFSWISREKNNVGQAKQCLVEEEVFVPGT from the coding sequence ATGAACagtcaagaaaagaaaatcacCACCGCCACGCAAAATCCCAACCCGAGCTCCGTCGCAACGAACTGTTCGGTCGTCAATAGAGACGCGGCTTGGAGAGCTACAAATCAAACTGCTGGTCTTGGTTGGACAGTGAAAACCCTCGAAGGAACTGCTGAATTCACTCTAACTGCTCGTTTTGTTGGTTCAGCTTTGTCTGCAGAAGGACTAGCCATGAGAGAGGCTCTGGCTAGATGCAAGGAAAGGGGACTTAAACGGCTGCGATGCGAATCTGACTCTGCTCAACTGATAAAAGCTCTCACCTCAGGAGAGGCTCAACCGGAACTATATGGGATTATCTCGGATGTTTGTAGGTTCTCTAGTTATTTTGATGAAATCTCCTTCTCTTGGATATCAAGGGAAAAGAACAATGTTGGACAAGCTAAACAATGTTTGGTTGAGGAAGAAGTCTTTGTGCCTGGCACCTAA